A part of Emys orbicularis isolate rEmyOrb1 chromosome 13, rEmyOrb1.hap1, whole genome shotgun sequence genomic DNA contains:
- the LOC135888175 gene encoding L-amino-acid oxidase-like, with the protein MDRFLLLQIFLLVVVPSLQILPGIETKWEKCFIDPDYEELVAIAKNGLENGCRSKKVVIVGAGISGLTAAKLLKDAGCKVLILEASHRLGGRIMTHREQDWYVELGAMRLPGHHRLVREFIKKLKLKLNPFYNSNDKGWYFVNNVRARAGEVERNPDILQYPVLPTERGKSASELYNQTLDKVTTNCSALKEKYDSFSTKEYLIKEGNLSRGAIDMIGDVMNEDGLFHMSFLYSVMVFSTFSEKSYDEITGGFDQLPQAFYQDIHRSVIFNSPVVKILQDNDQVKVFYRRPHTSFPLSVTADYVLVTATAKATRLIKFSPPLSAKKTHALRSIHYARATKIFLICSEKFWQKDGIYNGRSITDRPSRVIYYPSHNFSSGAGVILASYTWVDDAEFFIPLDDEKCVDVVLEDLAEIHQVPKNYIQKVCNKHVIKKWGLDKYAMGGYVSFTPYQFVDYSKALFQNEGRVHFSGEHTAQPHAWIETSMKSAVRAARNIHGAINASPWRQQKKLKENEL; encoded by the exons ATGGACAGGTTCT TACTCCTCCAGATCTTCCTCCTGGTGGTAgtcccaagtttacagattctcCCTGGCATAGAGACGAAGTGGGAAAAATGCTTCATTGACCCTGACTATGAAGAACTGGTGGCTATTGCcaaaaatggactggaaaatggGTGTCGTTCAAAGAAGGTGGTGATCGTTGGGGCAGGAATAAGTGGACTCACAGCTgccaaactgttgaaagatgctGGTTGTAAG GTTCTCATTCTGGAAGCCAGTCACCGCTTGGGAGGACGCATCATGACCCACAGAGAACAAGATTGGTATGTGGAGTTGGGAGCCATGCGTTTGCCAGGACATCACAG GCTTGTGCGtgaatttattaaaaaactgAAACTGAAACTGAACCCATTCTATAATAGTAATGACAAGGGCTGGTATTTCGTTAACAACGTCAGGGCAAGAGCTGGAGAGGTAGAACGAAACCCTGATATCTTGCAATACCCCGTGCTTCCCACAGAAAGAGGAAAATCTGCCAGTGAGCTTTATAATCAGACACTGGATAAG GTGACAACAAACTGCAGTGCTCTGAAAGAGAAATATGATTCCTTTTCCACAAAG gaGTATTTGATTAAAGAAGGAAATTTAAGTAGAGGAGCCATTGACATGATTGGTGACGTGATGAATGAAGATGGTCTATTCCACATGTCATTTCTTTACTCTGTCATGGTCTTTTCCACCTTCTCTGAGAAGAG TTATGATGAGATCACGGGGGGATTCGATCAGCTTCCGCAGGCTTTCTACCAGGATATTCACAGGAGCGTTATATTTAACTCCCCGGTAGTGAAGATACTACAAGACAATGACCAAGTGAAAGTGTTTTACCGCAGACCACACACCTCATTCCCCTTATCTGTGACGGCCGACTATGTCCTTGTCACAGCCACGGCAAAAGCCACACGGCTCATTAAAttttctccccctctttctgctaAGAAGACCCATGCCCTGCGCTCCATTCACTACGCAAGAGCCACTAAGATATTCTTGATCTGTTCTGAAAAATTTTGGCAGAAGGATGGAATCTATAATGGGAGGTCAATCACTGATCGCCCATCCAGAGTCATCTACTACCCCAGCCACAATTTCTCCAGTGGGGCGGGGGTGATCTTGGCTTCCTACACCTGGGTGGATGACGCTGAATTCTTCATTCCCCTCGATGATGAAAAGTGTGTTGATGTGGTGCTGGAGGACCTGGCAGAAATCCACCAGGTGCCCAAGAATTATATCCAGAAGGTCTGCAATAAACACGTAATCAAGAAATGGGGCCTGGACAAATATGCGATGGGAGGATATGTTTCATTCACCCCGTACCAGTTTGTCGACTACTCCAAAGCTTTGTTTCAGAATGAAGGGAGGGTCCATTTTTCAGGAGAACATACCGCCCAGCCTCATGCCTGGATCGAAACGTCTATGAAATCTGCTGTGAGAGCAGCCAGGAACATACATGGTGCTATAAATGCATCGCCCTGGCGACAGCAGAAGAAGCTGAAAGAAAATGAATTgtaa